In the genome of Paenibacillus pabuli, one region contains:
- a CDS encoding YlbG family protein, translated as MFAERTGFIIWVSDLKAARNLEKYGTVHYISRRMHYVVMYVNAERAEDTMKNVNRLSYVRKVERSYRNEIKTEYASKTMDKTSFYGI; from the coding sequence ATGTTTGCGGAAAGGACAGGATTCATTATTTGGGTCAGTGATTTGAAAGCAGCTCGTAATCTCGAAAAGTATGGTACCGTTCATTACATCTCCCGCCGTATGCATTATGTTGTCATGTATGTTAATGCAGAGCGGGCTGAGGATACGATGAAAAATGTGAACAGACTTTCCTATGTGCGCAAGGTTGAACGTTCCTACCGGAATGAGATCAAAACAGAGTATGCTAGCAAAACGATGGACAAGACGAGTTTTTACGGGATATAA
- a CDS encoding GNAT family N-acetyltransferase: MTLNIRPTQPNDILPLSALMHEYIVGFYNNPWPGDQAIELLFKNLLDQQIGVQFVAEQDDELIGFATLYFTYSTMKANRVAIMNDLFVTEAWREGEAETRLFEHCQQYTREHGCAYMSWITAATNERAQQLFERLELLVAHG, translated from the coding sequence ATGACGCTAAATATCAGACCAACTCAGCCTAATGATATACTGCCGCTGAGTGCATTAATGCACGAGTATATCGTCGGCTTTTATAACAATCCCTGGCCTGGTGATCAGGCAATCGAGCTTTTGTTCAAAAACCTGCTTGATCAGCAGATCGGTGTTCAATTCGTTGCAGAGCAGGATGATGAACTCATCGGATTCGCTACACTCTATTTTACCTACAGCACGATGAAGGCAAACCGCGTTGCCATCATGAATGACTTGTTTGTGACGGAAGCTTGGAGAGAAGGAGAAGCTGAGACCAGACTGTTTGAACATTGCCAACAGTATACACGGGAACACGGATGTGCTTACATGTCTTGGATCACCGCAGCAACCAACGAGCGGGCACAGCAACTATTTGAACGCTTGGAGCTGCTCGTGGCACATGGGTGA
- a CDS encoding helicase-associated domain-containing protein, whose protein sequence is MNSLKELSSVERTVLGVFFCKYAGQPFSNMLTSAEWAVDSLSRAEAMTAFIVLRNKGWIKAVRKSWGENLYYIPESLFSLLTIAYAARVGMFAQQKVHVFQDEMTQDKPISSYEVQKVKIVREAKPDIAAELLHILAWMVREGRDQGGLLLTSKGTIHKKLVQRLSRMTVLSPEDFAELDIGYDHADVYPVHVALVIDLLLSLGLIEKVHNRMHVSPDRLLYWLTLSWSSMHREIFSVCMDRYGIAEPLHQHFRHQLLMFASRENEWLSITPGILNNDGLENANKSGGRGSTLGFTFSAHIRGWLHMLAGMGYGEVGESAAGELLYRWQIAPENLLNFTNDQAENPEQNTIFVQPDFEIMVPPDVTPQVRWNLELGAELVSRDRMSIYRITKERIIVATDIGFTADKMIKFLGRYAASGVPEHVEPAIRQWGQEADGLNLTAGQDVNQDETMDKVKIRDTWIYELRSELDERLDRLESVAVADGAIVGTEEFNGRIEVQKEPFYIRGRAGLIYNDSKLHTYEQEHTITEHSALFPGYGEVPEMWHNEWRGYHVSTARQIAAKAIEWQTKLGLKLGSTTVYVIPDQIHGHEDWTLTGWSISDGGTDSAVCCSFSPNEWKQIRLIIPDHA, encoded by the coding sequence GTGAATTCATTAAAAGAGCTTTCAAGCGTTGAAAGAACCGTACTTGGTGTATTTTTCTGCAAATATGCCGGACAACCCTTTTCCAATATGCTGACATCTGCAGAGTGGGCTGTGGATAGTCTTAGCCGCGCTGAAGCAATGACGGCGTTTATAGTACTCAGGAATAAAGGGTGGATCAAAGCTGTACGCAAGTCTTGGGGCGAAAACCTATATTACATACCAGAATCACTATTTTCTTTGTTAACCATTGCTTATGCAGCACGGGTGGGTATGTTCGCACAACAGAAGGTGCATGTATTCCAAGATGAAATGACACAAGATAAGCCCATATCCAGTTATGAAGTCCAGAAAGTGAAGATTGTTCGAGAGGCCAAGCCGGACATTGCTGCAGAGCTCCTTCATATATTGGCTTGGATGGTAAGAGAAGGTCGAGATCAGGGGGGGCTTTTATTAACAAGTAAGGGGACTATTCACAAGAAATTGGTGCAGCGATTAAGCCGGATGACGGTTTTGAGCCCTGAAGACTTTGCGGAACTGGATATTGGTTACGATCATGCAGATGTGTACCCAGTCCATGTGGCCCTTGTTATTGATTTGCTGCTCAGTCTGGGTCTAATTGAAAAGGTGCATAATCGGATGCATGTGTCGCCTGACCGACTTTTATATTGGTTAACATTGTCATGGTCTTCAATGCATCGAGAAATTTTTAGTGTATGTATGGACCGATATGGCATAGCAGAGCCTCTACATCAGCATTTTCGTCATCAGTTGTTGATGTTTGCTTCACGGGAAAATGAATGGTTGAGTATTACGCCAGGGATTTTAAACAACGATGGACTGGAAAATGCAAATAAAAGTGGGGGGCGTGGAAGTACTTTAGGATTCACCTTCTCAGCACATATCCGGGGATGGCTCCATATGCTCGCAGGCATGGGATATGGGGAGGTAGGTGAGTCGGCTGCGGGAGAGCTGTTATATCGATGGCAGATTGCCCCTGAAAATTTATTGAACTTTACGAATGACCAGGCAGAAAATCCGGAACAGAATACAATTTTTGTTCAGCCTGACTTTGAAATTATGGTTCCGCCAGATGTAACTCCACAAGTCCGCTGGAATCTTGAACTGGGTGCTGAGCTTGTGAGTCGTGATCGAATGTCCATATACCGGATAACCAAAGAACGAATCATTGTTGCAACAGACATCGGCTTTACAGCGGATAAAATGATAAAATTTCTTGGACGGTATGCTGCCTCAGGAGTGCCTGAACATGTGGAGCCAGCCATCCGGCAGTGGGGGCAGGAGGCAGACGGACTTAACCTGACCGCTGGGCAGGATGTTAATCAGGACGAAACAATGGATAAAGTAAAAATAAGGGACACATGGATATATGAACTGAGAAGTGAATTGGATGAAAGGCTGGACAGGTTAGAGTCGGTAGCGGTGGCAGATGGGGCCATAGTTGGAACAGAGGAGTTTAATGGCAGAATTGAGGTGCAAAAGGAACCCTTCTATATTCGTGGAAGAGCAGGGCTCATTTATAATGATTCCAAGCTTCACACGTATGAACAGGAGCATACCATTACAGAGCACTCGGCTCTGTTTCCAGGCTACGGAGAGGTCCCGGAGATGTGGCATAACGAGTGGCGGGGGTATCATGTGTCTACAGCTCGCCAGATTGCTGCCAAAGCCATTGAATGGCAGACAAAACTGGGTCTGAAGCTGGGCAGCACGACCGTTTATGTGATCCCTGATCAAATTCACGGTCATGAAGATTGGACATTAACGGGCTGGTCCATATCCGACGGTGGTACAGATTCCGCAGTATGCTGTTCTTTTTCCCCTAACGAATGGAAACAAATCCGCCTGATTATTCCGGACCATGCATAA
- a CDS encoding PHP domain-containing protein: MHQLNGRCDLHTHSQASDGMQPPAENVKLAKQRGLSAVALTDHDTVGGVAEAQRAGREHGIDVVAGVEISTRAGGKDIHVLGYYVNTEDEQFLERLRGLREAREERNHLIIAKLQELGLEISWQEVIDGLGRPLEPDESIGRPHMADVLVRKGYAADMRDAFNRYLAEGQPGFVSVPRVAPEDACKWIKDAGGAAVIAHPGLYGDDELVRRILVDSRPDGIEVVHSDHGPEEERRYAELAQEFGLIQTGGSDYHGVRQGVVFHGDLGSKTVTVDVLDKLRAAAGKS; this comes from the coding sequence ATGCATCAATTGAACGGACGGTGTGACCTTCATACCCATAGCCAAGCGTCGGACGGAATGCAGCCGCCTGCCGAGAATGTGAAGCTTGCCAAACAAAGGGGATTGTCTGCGGTTGCGCTGACGGATCACGACACAGTAGGCGGTGTAGCCGAGGCACAGCGAGCTGGCCGTGAACATGGAATTGATGTTGTGGCAGGGGTAGAGATCAGTACCCGCGCAGGTGGCAAGGATATTCATGTGCTGGGGTATTATGTGAATACAGAAGATGAGCAATTTCTGGAGCGACTACGCGGACTTCGGGAAGCGAGGGAAGAACGAAATCATTTGATCATTGCCAAGCTGCAGGAGCTAGGACTTGAAATCAGCTGGCAGGAGGTCATTGATGGTCTTGGCCGACCGCTGGAACCGGATGAAAGTATCGGCAGACCTCATATGGCCGATGTGTTGGTACGAAAAGGATATGCTGCTGATATGAGGGATGCGTTCAATCGTTATCTAGCTGAAGGCCAACCGGGCTTTGTCTCGGTTCCCCGGGTTGCACCGGAAGATGCATGCAAGTGGATTAAAGATGCGGGTGGTGCTGCGGTTATTGCCCATCCTGGTTTATACGGAGACGATGAATTGGTTCGTCGTATTCTGGTGGACTCCCGCCCTGACGGGATTGAAGTGGTTCATTCGGATCATGGACCAGAAGAAGAGCGCAGATATGCGGAGCTGGCGCAGGAATTTGGGCTCATTCAAACAGGTGGTTCAGATTACCATGGTGTAAGACAAGGGGTAGTATTCCACGGGGATCTGGGCAGCAAAACCGTTACCGTTGATGTACTCGATAAACTCCGGGCTGCCGCCGGGAAGTCTTGA
- a CDS encoding selenium metabolism-associated LysR family transcriptional regulator, with translation MNFHQLHIFYTVAEKGSFSAAAQALHMTQPAVTMQIQSLEDYFGTKLLHRSTKKIELSEAGRTLLPHAKRSVELVRQTDEAMSAFTQMLQGRLQLGASLTIGEYVLPRMLGPFARQYPDISIVMKVMNTTQIMDDILKHQLNFGLIEAQVHHPDMIVEPVMQDELKLVVPAGHALADHGEVELEDVLNYAFVLREKGSGTRQVMEDQLQKRNIDPQDMNVVMELGSTGAVKSAVEAGVGITMVSPSSVQHELALGLVHIVDIRGLEFKRQFYAIHLKSSLLPLSAVAFLNYLRQQEQTTSEERAE, from the coding sequence ATGAATTTTCATCAATTGCATATTTTTTATACCGTAGCAGAGAAGGGAAGCTTTTCAGCGGCTGCGCAAGCATTACATATGACACAACCTGCGGTGACGATGCAGATTCAGTCACTTGAGGATTATTTTGGGACCAAGCTGCTGCATCGTTCCACCAAGAAAATAGAATTATCCGAGGCCGGCCGGACATTACTGCCTCACGCCAAACGCAGTGTTGAGTTGGTCAGACAGACAGATGAGGCGATGTCCGCATTTACACAGATGCTGCAAGGTAGATTGCAGCTCGGGGCAAGTTTGACGATAGGTGAGTATGTGCTGCCGCGGATGCTGGGTCCTTTTGCACGCCAATACCCGGATATCTCGATCGTCATGAAAGTGATGAATACTACGCAAATTATGGATGATATTTTGAAACATCAGCTTAACTTTGGCCTGATTGAAGCGCAAGTACATCACCCCGATATGATTGTAGAACCGGTCATGCAGGATGAATTGAAGTTGGTTGTTCCAGCAGGGCATGCCTTGGCAGATCATGGGGAAGTAGAACTGGAAGATGTGCTGAACTACGCTTTTGTGTTGCGGGAGAAAGGCTCGGGTACCCGTCAGGTGATGGAAGATCAGCTGCAAAAGAGAAATATAGATCCACAGGATATGAATGTGGTAATGGAACTTGGCAGTACAGGTGCTGTGAAATCCGCGGTGGAAGCCGGTGTGGGTATCACGATGGTTTCCCCTTCGTCGGTTCAGCATGAACTGGCCCTTGGACTGGTTCATATCGTGGATATTCGTGGGCTTGAGTTCAAACGACAGTTCTACGCCATACATCTGAAATCTTCATTGCTGCCCTTGTCGGCAGTCGCTTTCCTGAATTATTTGCGTCAGCAGGAGCAGACAACATCAGAAGAACGGGCGGAATAA
- a CDS encoding YlbF family regulator, translated as MSVAEMNTVDMAQVLTGAYELGDMINQSAEVSDYLYWKQQVETSPEIQAGIRKLDAKKELFEETQRFGHFHPDYHAAKDQVKALELELERFEAVARFKQAEKALDDMLFQMSETIAFAVSTTIKVPSNDPNPKGGCGSGGKCGCS; from the coding sequence ATGAGCGTAGCGGAAATGAACACGGTCGATATGGCCCAAGTGTTAACGGGCGCATATGAACTGGGCGACATGATTAACCAATCAGCCGAAGTATCGGATTATTTATATTGGAAGCAGCAAGTGGAGACGAGCCCCGAAATTCAGGCAGGAATACGCAAGCTGGACGCCAAAAAGGAACTATTTGAAGAAACACAGCGTTTCGGACATTTTCACCCGGACTATCATGCGGCCAAAGATCAGGTTAAGGCGCTGGAGCTGGAGTTGGAACGTTTCGAGGCGGTAGCCCGCTTCAAACAGGCGGAGAAGGCATTGGACGATATGTTGTTCCAGATGTCGGAGACGATTGCATTCGCCGTGTCAACGACCATCAAGGTACCGAGCAATGATCCGAATCCGAAGGGCGGCTGCGGTAGCGGAGGCAAGTGCGGTTGTAGCTAA
- a CDS encoding cation-translocating P-type ATPase has translation MEHTKWHQLSVDELRNTLGVSLEEGLTEETATEKRKAVGSNELSEGKRISPITLLLNQFKDFMVLVLMGATLVSGLLGEYLDAVTIVAIIVLNAILGFVQEFRAERSLRALKQLSAPLAKVLRSGQEVNLAAKLLVPGDIVLVESGDRIPADVRWLSANSLDVEESALTGESVPVSKHCLPIAADEVPLGDQKNIGFMGTMVTRGTAKGVVIRTGMDTEMGKIADLIQNTEEQETPLQHRLEQLGKILIFVALGLTVMVVVAGILHGQPAVGMFLAGVSLAVAAIPEGLPAIVTIALALGVQRMIKRKAIVRKLPSVETLGCASVICSDKTGTLTQNKMTVTDVWLEGRSIKVTGDGYAPEGQMLENGRILELKSDQTLRRMLQISALCNNASIVENVADETRNKKKGKETKKDSKKEAKKDTKKDTKKDTKKDHVNETVKEDSVVWELKGDPTEGALVTLASKMGLTPTGLKELYAREQEFPFDSDRKRMSVLVHHQGGRMICTKGAPDVLIGQCSYILWEGNVVPFTGTLRQKVMAANESMAGAALRVLGMAYRDVRPNEKVENEHAAESQLVFVGLAGMIDPPRREVRDAIATCRRAGIRTVMITGDHGTTADAIAHQLGILPRGGTSISGQQLAGMTDEQLDKQVEGIYVFSRVSPEHKLRIVKSLQRKGHVVAMTGDGVNDAPAIKAADIGIAMGITGTDVTKEASALILSDDNFSTIVAAIEEGRNIYENIRKFIRYLLASNVGEILTMFFAMMMGLPLPLVPIQILWVNLVTDGLPAMALGVDQPEKDLMEHKPRGSKENIFARRLGWKIVSRGVLIGLCTLGAFWLTLQAAPDQPGQLIKAQSVAFATLVLAQLIHVFDCRSSRSIFHRNPLQNKYLVFAVISSIVLMLAVMYVEPLQPIFKTVPLGMREWAISIVAAGIPTFLMGVGSVWGGRRNRRRMGPGRFVPKSTKFSA, from the coding sequence ATGGAACATACCAAGTGGCACCAACTAAGCGTTGATGAGCTTCGTAACACTCTTGGCGTCAGTCTTGAGGAAGGATTAACCGAAGAAACTGCAACAGAGAAGAGGAAGGCAGTCGGTTCGAATGAGCTGAGCGAAGGAAAGCGCATATCTCCAATTACATTATTGCTTAATCAATTTAAGGATTTCATGGTTCTGGTCTTGATGGGGGCCACATTGGTGTCCGGATTGCTAGGAGAATACTTGGATGCTGTGACGATTGTTGCCATCATCGTACTTAATGCCATTCTTGGTTTTGTGCAGGAATTCCGGGCGGAGCGTTCCCTTCGTGCATTGAAACAATTGTCGGCACCACTGGCCAAAGTGCTTAGATCGGGTCAGGAAGTTAACCTTGCAGCCAAACTTCTGGTACCAGGGGATATCGTGCTTGTGGAGAGTGGTGATCGCATACCTGCCGATGTGCGCTGGCTGTCTGCGAACAGCCTTGATGTGGAGGAATCTGCACTTACTGGGGAATCCGTTCCTGTAAGCAAACATTGCCTTCCCATTGCTGCGGATGAGGTGCCGCTTGGAGATCAGAAAAACATTGGATTCATGGGGACGATGGTCACTCGCGGTACGGCCAAGGGTGTTGTGATCCGGACGGGAATGGATACGGAGATGGGCAAAATTGCTGATCTGATCCAGAATACGGAGGAACAGGAAACGCCGCTGCAACACAGGCTGGAACAGCTGGGTAAAATATTGATTTTTGTAGCGCTCGGATTAACCGTCATGGTTGTTGTTGCAGGTATTCTGCATGGACAACCGGCAGTTGGCATGTTTCTGGCAGGGGTCAGCCTCGCAGTGGCCGCGATACCAGAGGGCTTGCCGGCGATTGTAACGATTGCGCTAGCCCTGGGCGTACAGCGCATGATCAAGCGAAAAGCGATTGTGCGCAAACTTCCCTCCGTTGAAACCCTTGGTTGTGCTTCTGTCATCTGCTCGGATAAGACAGGTACGTTGACCCAGAACAAGATGACGGTTACGGATGTGTGGCTGGAAGGACGCAGCATCAAGGTAACCGGGGATGGTTATGCACCGGAAGGGCAGATGTTGGAGAATGGCCGTATCTTGGAACTGAAAAGTGATCAGACCTTGCGGAGAATGCTCCAAATCAGTGCACTATGCAACAATGCCAGCATTGTGGAGAATGTTGCGGATGAGACTCGTAATAAAAAGAAAGGCAAAGAGACGAAAAAAGATAGTAAGAAAGAAGCAAAGAAAGATACAAAGAAAGATACAAAGAAAGATACAAAGAAAGATCATGTTAATGAAACCGTCAAGGAAGACAGTGTGGTATGGGAGCTGAAAGGCGATCCTACGGAAGGGGCACTCGTAACACTGGCCTCCAAAATGGGGCTTACCCCCACTGGTCTCAAGGAATTATATGCACGCGAGCAGGAATTTCCTTTCGACTCTGATCGGAAGCGGATGTCTGTGCTGGTTCATCATCAGGGTGGGCGCATGATCTGCACCAAAGGTGCACCGGATGTGCTCATTGGGCAATGCAGCTACATTTTGTGGGAGGGCAATGTCGTACCTTTCACAGGAACGCTGCGGCAGAAAGTCATGGCGGCGAACGAGAGCATGGCTGGGGCTGCGCTGCGGGTACTCGGAATGGCTTATCGTGATGTGCGGCCAAATGAAAAGGTAGAAAATGAACATGCTGCTGAGAGCCAACTCGTCTTTGTTGGGCTTGCAGGCATGATTGATCCACCACGGCGTGAGGTACGGGATGCGATTGCGACTTGTCGCAGAGCAGGCATACGTACGGTTATGATTACTGGAGATCATGGCACGACTGCAGATGCTATTGCTCACCAGTTAGGTATCCTTCCACGAGGCGGGACTTCAATTAGCGGCCAACAATTGGCGGGCATGACGGACGAGCAACTGGATAAACAGGTGGAGGGCATTTACGTGTTCTCGAGAGTATCCCCTGAGCACAAACTGCGTATTGTAAAATCATTACAGCGCAAAGGTCATGTCGTAGCGATGACTGGAGATGGCGTGAACGATGCGCCGGCTATTAAAGCAGCAGATATCGGGATTGCAATGGGAATCACAGGCACGGATGTGACAAAAGAAGCATCGGCGTTAATCCTGAGTGACGATAATTTTTCAACTATTGTAGCTGCCATTGAAGAAGGGCGTAACATCTATGAAAATATCCGCAAGTTTATCCGATATTTGCTGGCATCCAATGTAGGCGAGATTCTAACGATGTTTTTTGCGATGATGATGGGATTGCCCTTACCGCTCGTGCCGATCCAGATTCTATGGGTCAACCTGGTGACGGATGGATTGCCAGCGATGGCGCTTGGTGTGGACCAGCCGGAAAAAGATCTGATGGAACACAAGCCGCGTGGCTCCAAAGAAAATATTTTTGCAAGACGACTGGGCTGGAAAATTGTCAGTCGGGGTGTATTGATCGGACTTTGTACACTCGGGGCATTTTGGCTTACCCTGCAGGCCGCGCCTGATCAACCAGGTCAGCTCATTAAAGCCCAGTCTGTGGCCTTTGCTACTCTCGTTTTGGCACAGCTCATTCATGTATTTGATTGCCGTAGTTCCCGCTCCATTTTCCACCGGAACCCATTGCAGAACAAGTATCTGGTGTTTGCAGTCATTTCATCCATCGTGCTGATGCTGGCGGTCATGTATGTAGAGCCGCTGCAGCCTATCTTCAAAACTGTACCACTGGGTATGCGCGAATGGGCCATTTCCATCGTTGCCGCAGGTATTCCAACCTTCCTTATGGGAGTAGGCAGCGTGTGGGGAGGCCGTCGTAACCGTCGCCGGATGGGGCCTGGACGCTTCGTACCGAAAAGTACAAAGTTTTCGGCATAA
- a CDS encoding Rqc2 family fibronectin-binding protein has translation MALDGIVTRAIVHELQGCKGGRISKIHQPNGHDVVLTLRAQRGNSKLLISASPTYPRVHFTEKTFVNPTEAPMFCMLLRKHCEGAIIEEIRQIGMERIIHIDVRQRDELGDVSVKRIIIELMGRHSNIVLVDPITGTILDGIHHVTPSISSYRVIMPGFSYTEPPEQHKSNPLEINSTEFENSYSASEEEAARWLVNSFSGLSPLIAGEITSRVSANQGDDHAASKGEARIEADALWTAFESVMGPVRDNTYTPVTGLNGKGKMIFSAVQLQSIQDAEKTYDTMSKCMEDYYGDKAERDTVKQRVSDLLRFLQNERSKNIKKLDNLNKDLLEADDADKFRLWGELLFASLHQVNKGDKSVELVNFYDEDQANITIQLDPLLTPSDNAQRYFKRYNKYKNSLAVIHEQLGKTKDEIDYLDNLLQQLSIASMNDIEEIREELVQQGYLRDRNKKGKKKKKNDRPTVHQFTSSEGIELLVGKNNLQNEYVTNRLASSNDTWLHTKDIPGSHVVIRSTDFGEATLEEAAQLAAYFSQAKESSSVPVDYTFIRHVRKPSGSKPGFVIYDHQKTLFVTPNEELIKSLPSTIKNG, from the coding sequence ATGGCATTGGACGGCATCGTAACACGAGCGATCGTACATGAACTGCAAGGCTGCAAGGGCGGACGCATCAGCAAAATACATCAACCTAACGGCCATGATGTTGTGCTGACCCTCCGTGCTCAGCGTGGAAATAGCAAATTGCTTATTTCGGCCAGCCCGACATATCCGCGTGTGCACTTTACCGAAAAAACGTTTGTTAACCCTACTGAAGCTCCGATGTTCTGCATGCTGCTGCGCAAGCACTGCGAGGGTGCAATCATCGAGGAGATTCGTCAGATTGGCATGGAGCGGATTATTCATATCGACGTGCGTCAGCGCGATGAACTGGGTGATGTTTCCGTCAAACGGATCATCATTGAACTGATGGGGCGTCACAGTAATATTGTTTTGGTGGATCCTATAACGGGAACCATTCTGGATGGGATTCATCACGTAACCCCGTCCATCAGCAGTTACCGGGTCATTATGCCTGGATTTTCGTATACCGAGCCACCAGAGCAGCATAAAAGCAATCCGCTTGAAATAAACAGCACTGAATTTGAAAACAGCTACTCTGCTTCAGAAGAAGAGGCCGCACGCTGGCTGGTGAATTCATTCAGTGGTCTTAGTCCTCTGATTGCAGGAGAGATTACCTCTCGGGTATCTGCCAATCAAGGTGACGATCATGCTGCAAGCAAAGGTGAGGCTCGAATCGAAGCGGATGCACTATGGACTGCTTTTGAGTCCGTCATGGGGCCAGTAAGAGATAATACTTATACTCCTGTGACAGGGCTGAATGGCAAAGGCAAGATGATTTTCTCGGCCGTTCAGCTTCAGAGCATTCAGGACGCAGAGAAAACCTATGACACGATGAGCAAATGTATGGAGGATTATTACGGAGACAAGGCTGAGCGGGATACGGTCAAGCAAAGAGTGAGCGATCTGCTGCGTTTTCTGCAAAATGAGCGCAGCAAAAACATTAAAAAGCTGGACAATCTGAACAAGGATCTGCTGGAAGCCGACGATGCGGACAAATTCAGATTATGGGGAGAACTGCTGTTTGCCTCTCTGCACCAGGTTAATAAAGGGGACAAAAGTGTGGAGCTTGTGAACTTCTATGATGAAGATCAAGCCAACATCACCATTCAGCTTGACCCATTGCTTACACCGTCTGACAACGCACAACGTTATTTCAAACGATATAACAAATATAAGAACAGTTTGGCTGTTATCCACGAGCAACTTGGAAAAACGAAAGATGAGATCGACTATCTGGACAATCTGCTCCAGCAGCTGTCTATCGCATCCATGAATGACATCGAAGAAATTCGCGAAGAGCTTGTGCAGCAGGGTTATCTTCGTGACCGCAACAAAAAAGGCAAAAAGAAGAAGAAAAACGACCGCCCTACCGTGCATCAGTTTACTTCATCGGAGGGAATTGAACTTCTCGTAGGCAAAAACAACCTGCAAAATGAGTACGTCACCAACCGTCTGGCTTCTTCCAATGACACTTGGTTGCATACTAAAGACATTCCGGGTTCACATGTCGTCATCCGCAGCACAGATTTTGGTGAAGCAACCTTGGAGGAAGCAGCACAGCTTGCGGCTTACTTCAGTCAAGCCAAAGAGTCCAGCAGCGTGCCGGTGGATTACACCTTTATCCGACATGTGCGCAAGCCCAGCGGCTCCAAACCAGGCTTTGTCATTTATGACCACCAGAAGACCCTGTTTGTGACGCCGAACGAAGAGTTGATTAAAAGTTTGCCTTCTACGATCAAAAACGGATAA